A portion of the Maylandia zebra isolate NMK-2024a linkage group LG9, Mzebra_GT3a, whole genome shotgun sequence genome contains these proteins:
- the LOC101467288 gene encoding patched domain-containing protein 3: MDSRRTDCLTKPLSRLFENLGSKVGSYPLYFFIVPVLLSAALSGGFIFLEGRQDNSLERQFTPTKGPSKATRAFVKENFPYNYSMFSEDRQYDKGSFASLIAMARNSRNLLDTLVLEDIISLNNKILDITVDNGRLGFNELCARANGECVSNLILEILSYSLTNQTSITYPVHMHKATPLFLGAVLGGVITDDSDSVRNAEAVKLFYYLDDRESTAEASKLWLKEFKKLLSDNTDSEHIYVSYYTSKSKQDEIDSHTTDGFPLFLIAYACAVTVSVISCLRLDNVRNKVWVAVFGILSAVLAVLSGFGLLLYIGVPFVITVANAVFLLLGIGLNNMFIMVSDWRHTHVNDPVPKRMAHTYKEAIMPITITAVTDVLKFFIGVKSYFPSMQAFCLYTSTSIIFCYIYTITFFGAFLALNGRREGSNRHWLTCKRIPSDRPKNRSELYSICCVGGDFDKSTGAEKMQPVSYFFKDYYGPFLIKPWVKGMVIFFFVAYLAVSIYGCLHVQQGFELHDLAADDSLVNTFNRKDRHYFYDYGPSVMVIISEPFPYWDETKRHELQACVEDFKGLRIVDKGIFSSWLDSYLLYGQANNLTLNDKDAFLKNLPHFFELFPFYQQDVNITGDVIHASRVFVQMVDIDSGSMELYALKALRSTSADCRAASLLVYNQKFIFFDQYDVVVSSTIKNVGVIAAVMFIVSLLLIPKPICSFLVTCSIGSVTVGVTGFMALWDISLDSISMIIFTVCIGFTVDFSAHVSYAFVSSKKTDPNAKAVDALTHLGFPVLQGGLSTIFGVSVLSVSKFNTFRTFFKIFFLVMFIGMVHGLVFIPVILTIFTRRSEKEESKENTVKVTKL, encoded by the exons ATGGATTCTAGACGCACTGACTGCCTGACAAAGCCTCTGTCACGGCTTTTTGAAAATCTTGGATCAAAAGTAGGATCCTATCcattatattttttcattgttcCTGTGTTACTCTCAGCAGCACTCAGCGGGGGTTTCATTTTTCTCGAGGGAAGACAGGACAATAGTCTTGAGCGCCAGTTTACGCCAACTAAAGGACCCTCAAAGGCAACCAGAGCCTTTGTGAAAGAAAACTTTCCCTACAATTACTCCATGTTTTCTGAAGACAGACAGTATGACAAGGGCAGCTTTGCATCCCTCATTGCTATGGCCAGGAACAGCCGTAATCTACTGGACACACTTGTTTTAGAGGACATCATCTCACTTAACAATAAGATCCTTGATATCACTGTGGACAATGGAAGACTGGGCTTCAATGAACTGTGTGCCAGAGCCAACGGAGAGTGTGTTTCAAACCTCATCCTGGAAATCCTCAGCTACAGTCTAACCAATCAGACCAGCATCACCTATCCAGTCCACATGCACAAAGCTACTCCACTCTTTCTAGGTGCAGTGCTGGGTGGTGTTATTACAGATGATAGCGACTCAGTCAGAAATGCTGAAGCTGTCAAACTTTTCTACTACTTAGATGATCGGGAAAGCACAGCTGAAGCCTCAAAATTATGGCtgaaagaatttaaaaagcTCCTATCAGACAACACAGACAGCGAACACATTTAT GTGTCTTACTACACCTCGAAATCCAAGCAGGATGAGATTGACAGCCACACCACAGATGGCTTCCCCCTATTCCTCATCGCTTATGCCTGTGCTGTCACCGTCTCTGTGATATCCTGCCTGAG GCTGGACAATGTGAGGAACAAGGTGTGGGTGGCTGTCTTCGGTATCCTCTCCGCTGTGCTGGCAGTTCTGTCTGGCTTTGGCCTGCTGCTTTACATCGGAGTGCCGTTTGTTATCACCGTCGCAAACGCCGTTTTCCTTTTACTTG GAATTGGTCTGAACAACATGTTCATAATGGTGTCTGACTGGCGGCACACACATGTGAATGACCCGGTCCCAAAGAGGATGGCTCACACTTACAAAGAAGCCATCATGCCCATCACCATCACCGCTGTGACCGATGTTCTCAAGTTCTTCATAGGTGTCAAGTCTTACTTCCCATCCATGCAGGCCTTCTGCTTGTACACCAGCACCTCAATCATATTCTGTTACATCTACACCATCACCTTCTTTGGAGCCTTCTTGGCTTTAAATGGGCGGCGGGAAGGCAGCAACAGGCACTGGCTGACCTGCAAGCGAATCCCATCAGACAGACCTAAAAATCGCTCTGAGCTATACAGCATCTGCTGCGTGGGAGGTGACTTTGATAAGAGCACTGGAGCAGAGAAGATGCAACCAGTCAGCTATTTCTTTAAGGATTACTACGGCCCATTTTTGATCAAACCCTGGGTCAAGGGAATGGTGATCTTCTTCTTTGTGGCATATTTAGCTGTAAGCATTTATGGATGCCTCCATGTACAGCAGGGGTTTGAGCTTCACGACCTGGCAGCTGATGACTCCCTTGTTAACACATTCAACAGGAAGGATCGGCATTATTTCTATGATTATGGCCCATCTGTGATGGTTATTATCAGTGAGCCTTTTCCATACTGGGATGAAACCAAGCGGCACGAACTCCAGGCATGCGTGGAGGACTTTAAAGGGCTCCGCATTGTAGATAAAGGCATTTTTTCATCCTGGCTGGACTCTTATTTGTTGTATGGGCAGGCAAATAATTTAACCCTTAATGATAAAGATGCCTTCCTCAAAAATCTCCCTCATTTTTTTGAATTATTCCCTTTCTACCAGCAAGATGTGAACATCACCGGAGAtgtcatccacgcctcccgaGTTTTCGTACAGATGGTTGATATTGACAGTGGCAGCATGGAACTTTATGCACTTAAAGCACTTCGGTCCACCTCAGCTGATTGCAGAGCAGCTTCTTTATTAGTCTATAACCAGAAATTCATCTTCTTTGACCAGTATGATGTTGTAGTGAGCAGCACGATCAAAAATGTTGGTGTGATCGCAGCTGTGATGTTCATCGTCTCTCTCCTGCTCATTCCTAAGCCTATCTGCTCATTTCTGGTGACTTGTTCGATTGGTTCAGTGACTGTAGGCGTGACCGGCTTCATGGCGCTCTGGGACATCAGCCTGGATTCCATATCCATGATCATTTTCACCGTCTGCATTGGCTTCACTGTCGATTTCTCCGCTCACGTGTCTTACGCCTTCGTCTCCAGCAAAAAGACGGATCCTAACGCAAAGGCTGTGGATGCTCTCACACATCTGGGGTTCCCCGTCCTCCAAGGTGGCTTGTCCACCATTTTCGGGGTGTCAGTGTTGTCTGTATCAAAGTTTAACACCTTTAGAAcattttttaagattttttttcttgtcatgtTTATCGGGATGGTTCACGGCCTTGTTTTCATCCCAGTAATCCTGACAATATTCACACGCAGGTCAGAAAAGGAAGAGAGCAAAGAGAACACTGTGAAAGTCACCAAACTATAA
- the thnsl1 gene encoding threonine synthase-like 1, translating into MGLLNTSQLPIRAAKWCLSSLSTQKSWLSARSTCLGDKNILLMGPPGAGKTTVGKIVAHKLGLPVIDVDDDVLETAWKMPVAAKLAAVGGRCFLEEEGRALCNFSASGCVVSLTGSNPLHAEAMQHVKQSGLVFYLDVDSEDILQRLTSMKVNRIVGQEEGVSMRDILLYRKQFYEKWLDVRVLCGTGDTVEEVAEKVLKAVERYQKSDEETFISTRCDSAGLSKQKIYFSDVVVEGLAPDGGLYVPKNGFPKIGTREWQRLVEMSYPERALVLLEKCIHPLDISALDLRTMIFKAYGSNFGSKAVAPVKHLAHNQYIQELFHGPTASFKDLALQLMPQLFAYCLPPMCNYLILVATSGDTGSAVLSGFSRLSGTDRHRTGVLVFFPEGGVSEIQKLQMMSYREGNARGVSVLSDFDFCQRNIKRMFGEAGLTGHLAVEYGTVLSTGNSINWARLLPQVVYHSSAYLDLCRDGVIKFGDPIDVCIPTGNFGNAMSAVYAKQMGIPIRKVICASNHNRVITDFIKTGQYDLRGRSLMLSHSPAIDILKSSNLERFIYHVSDGNSHLVKDLFTRLDRQQHFQVPEPLLGTIQQEVLSGWCSEDDCLAAIQRVHTQTGYVMDTHTAVAKFVADRLQDGSCPVVFCSTAHYGKFAPAVFKALQIPNIPEDPAEQLKKLELIASRPEMHREMIKCLKESAKRKHSICEAEYSVLVDQVESMIQDSFLKVM; encoded by the exons ATGGGTTTACTGAATACAAGCCAGCTTCCAATAAGAGCTGCCAAATGGTGCCTGAGTTCACTGTCTACACAAAAATCATGGCTTTCCGCCAGATCCACCTGCCTGGGAGACAAGAACATCCTGCTCATGGGTCCTCCGGGAGCAGGAAAAACTACGGTGGGGAAGATAGTGGCCCACAAACTGGGACTCCCTGTCATagatgttgatgatgatgtcTTGGAGACGGCATGGAAGATGCCTGTTGCCGCTAAGTTGGCAGCAGTTGGCGGAAGGTGTTTCTTGGAGGAAGAAGGTCGAGCTTTGTGTAACTTCTCTGCCTCTGGGTGTGTTGTTTCCCTGACGGGCTCTAATCCTCTTCATGCTGAAGCAATGCAGCATGTCAAACAGAGCGGGCTGGTCTTCTACCTGGATGTGGACAGTGAGGACATCTTACAGAGACTCACCAGCATGAAGGTGAACAGGATAGTGGGCCAGGAGGAAGGGGTATCCATGAGGGACATTTTGCTTTACAGGAAACAGTTTTATGAGAAATGGCTGGATGTGAGGGTGCTGTGTGGAACAGGAGACACAGTGGAGGAGGTAGCAGAGAAGGTGCTGAAAGCTGTGGAGAGATACCAGAAAAGTGATGAAGAAACATTCATTTCAACCCGATGTGATAGCGCAGGATTGTCCAAGCAGAAAATATACTTTAGTGATGTGGTTGTGGAGGGTCTGGCTCCAGATGGAGGACTTTATGTTCCCAAAAATGGCTTCCCAAAGATAGGCACACGCGAATGGCAGAGGTTAGTTGAGATGTCGTACCCAGAGCGAGCGTTAGTTTTACTTGAAAAGTGCATCCACCCTCTGGACATCTCTGCTTTGGATCTCAGAACAATGATATTCAAGGCGTATGGGTCAAACTTTGGCAGCAAGGCTGTCGCACCTGTAAAACACCTCGCCCACAATCAGTACATTCAGGAGCTTTTTCACGGCCCCACCGCCTCCTTCAAGGACCTCGCTTTGCAGCTGATGCCTCAGCTCTTCGCCTACTGCCTCCCACCCATGTGCAACTACCTCATCCTGGTAGCCACATCTGGAGACACTGGCAGTGCAGTGCTCAGTGGCTTCAGCAGGCTGAGCGGCACTGACAGACACCGCACCGGCGTCCTGGTGTTCTTCCCGGAGGGAGGAGTGAGTGAGATTCAGAAGCTCCAGATGATGAGCTACAGGGAGGGCAATGCCAGGGGTGTCAGCGTCCTGTCAGACTTTGACTTCTGCCAGAGAAATATCAAGAGGATGTTTGGGGAGGCGGGGCTGACAGGGCATCTCGCTGTAGAGTACGGCACAGTCCTCAGCACCGGCAACTCCATCAACTGGGCACGCCTGTTGCCACAG GTGGTCTATCATTCATCAGCCTATCTGGATCTGTGCAGGGATGGTGTCATCAAATTCGGCGATCCCATTGATGTTTGCATCCCTACTGGCAACTTTGGCAATGCCATGTCAGCTGTGTACGCCAAACAAATGGGCATCCCGATAAGAAAAGTTATCTGTGCATCCAACCACAACCGTGTCATCACTGACTTTATCAAGACAGGCCAGTACGATCTTCGGGGACGGTCTCTGATGCTCTCCCACTCCCCCGCTATAGATATCCTGAAGTCCTCCAACCTCGAGAGGTTTATCTACCACGTCTCCGACGGAAACAGCCATCTTGTCAAGGACCTGTTCACACGCTTAGACAGACAGCAGCACTTTCAGGTTCCCGAGCCTCTTCTTGGCACGATTCAGCAGGAAGTGCTGTCTGGCTGGTGCTCTGAGGATGACTGCTTGGCCGCCATCCAGAGAGTTCACACACAGACGGGCTACgtcatggacacacacacggcTGTGGCTAAATTCGTCGCTGATAGGCTGCAGGATGGCTCGTGTCCCGTAGTGTTTTGTTCCACGGCTCACTATGGGAAATTTGCTCCCGCTGTGTTCAAAGCTTTACAAATCCCAAATATTCCAGAGGATCCCGCTGAGCAGCTCAAGAAGCTGGAACTTATTGCATCCAGACCAGAAATGCACAGAGAGATGATAAAATGCCTGAAAGAAAGTGCCAAgaggaaacacagcatttgTGAAGCAGAGTACAGTGTGCTGGTAGACCAGGTGGAGAGCATGATACAGGACTCCTTCTTAAAAGTTATGTAA
- the enkur gene encoding enkurin — protein sequence MMSEDVHPPESAFNLLPVEDKKKEKAPRYVSKFRPAVTLERKLVKEPIRTMGPARVELPSPENFLKKHSKEPKLPEQTQSSKDVHKTCSFTERKPPVPRRNDKPLMGIHTKRDFLKETPELVPMKPQPACVDTSKGHKQVLENSGLVPKFITRKDFGRVPAYLQQRSEAERRAREEYENFVKAEREQRAMKHMTEEERQAILKRLKETWDKLHHEYQALPLIIDTMSQRATKDCLERQMKQLEDDIDLFERFKIIYIPNDD from the exons ATGATGTCTGAAGATGTCCATCCTCCAGAAAGTGCCTTCAATCTCCTTCCAGTGGAagacaaaaagaaggaaaaagcgCCCAG gtaTGTATCAAAATTCAGGCCTGCAGTTACGTTGGAGAGAAAACTGGTGAAGGAGCCGATAAGGACGATGGGACCTGCCAGAGTGGAGTTGCCATCTCCAGAGAATTTCCTCAAGAAGCATTCGAAAGAGCCCAAACTGCCTGAAC AGACACAGAGCTCCAAAGATGTTCATAAAACCTGCTCTTTCACTGAGAGGAAACCTCCAGTCCCCAGAAGGAATGACAAACCACTGATGGGAATTCACACCAAGAGGGACTTTTTAAAGGAAACACCTGAACTGGTGCCAATGAAACCACAGCCTGCATGCGTAGACACCAGCAAGGGGCACAAACAGGTGCTGGAAAACTCAGGGCTTGTCCCAAAGTTCATCACACGAAAG GACTTTGGTAGAGTACCAGCGTACCTCCAGCAGCGCAGCGAAGCAGAGAGGAGGGCTCGAGAGGAGTATGAAAACTTTGTAAAAGCAGAGCGGGAGCAGAGGGCcatgaaacacatgacagaggaggagagacaagCCATCCTGAAG CGCCTGAAGGAGACCTGGGATAAGCTACATCACGAGTACCAGGCCCTTCCCCTCATCATCGACACTATGTCACAGAGGGCCACCAAGGACTGCCTCGAAAGGCAAATGAAGCAGCTGGAGGACGACATCGACTTATTCGAGAGGTTCAAAATCATCTACATACCTAACGATGATTAA
- the prtfdc1a gene encoding hypoxanthine-guanine phosphoribosyltransferase isoform X1, whose translation MSALLQMDNAEIKKRIVIKDDWPGYSLDLFTYPEHYHDDIESIYIPHGVIMNRTERLAHYIMDDFRDDNMMVLCVLKGGYKFCADLVEFIKILGRNSNKYLETRVEFIRLKSYLNDQSTEDLHIIGCRDLSFLRGKSVLIVEAIVDTGKTMKALLKHVETFEPKMVKVAGLLVKRLPNMAESLTDYVGFEIPNRFVVGYALDYNEYFRDLNHICVLSRTGKMKYKI comes from the exons ATGTCAGCACTGCTACAGATGGACAATgcagagataaaaaaaagaattgtg ATAAAAGATGATTGGCCAGGCTACAGTCTGGACCTGTTCACCTATCCTGAGCACTACCATGATGACATCGAGAGTATTTACATTCCACATGGGGTAATCATGAATAG GACCGAACGCCTGGCCCACTACATCATGGATGACTTTCGGGATGACAACATGATGGTCCTGTGTGTTCTGAAGGGAGGCTACAAATTCTGTGCAGATCTGGTGGAGTTCATCAAGATTCTCGGCCGGAACTCCAACAAGTACCTGGAGACCCGAGTAGAGTTCATCCGTCTGAAGAGCTACCTG AATGACCAATCAACAGAGGACCTGCACATCATAGGATGCCGAGATCTGTCTTTTCTGCGTGGaaag AGTGTGCTCATTGTtgag GCCATAGTTGACACAGGAAAGACCATGAAGGCCCTTCTGAAGCATGTGGAGACCTTTGAACCCAAGATGGTCAAGGTCGCAGG gCTGCTTGTGAAGAGGCTCCCTAACATGGCTGAAAGTCTGACAGACT ATGTTGGATTTGAAATTCCCAACCGGTTTGTTGTTGGCTATGCCCTTGACTACAATGAATACTTCCGTGACCTGAAT CATATCTGTGTCCtcagcagaacaggaaagaTGAAGTACAAGATATGA
- the prtfdc1a gene encoding hypoxanthine-guanine phosphoribosyltransferase isoform X2, translating to MSALLQMDNAEIKKRIVIKDDWPGYSLDLFTYPEHYHDDIESIYIPHGVIMNRTERLAHYIMDDFRDDNMMVLCVLKGGYKFCADLVEFIKILGRNSNKYLETRVEFIRLKSYLNDQSTEDLHIIGCRDLSFLRGKAIVDTGKTMKALLKHVETFEPKMVKVAGLLVKRLPNMAESLTDYVGFEIPNRFVVGYALDYNEYFRDLNHICVLSRTGKMKYKI from the exons ATGTCAGCACTGCTACAGATGGACAATgcagagataaaaaaaagaattgtg ATAAAAGATGATTGGCCAGGCTACAGTCTGGACCTGTTCACCTATCCTGAGCACTACCATGATGACATCGAGAGTATTTACATTCCACATGGGGTAATCATGAATAG GACCGAACGCCTGGCCCACTACATCATGGATGACTTTCGGGATGACAACATGATGGTCCTGTGTGTTCTGAAGGGAGGCTACAAATTCTGTGCAGATCTGGTGGAGTTCATCAAGATTCTCGGCCGGAACTCCAACAAGTACCTGGAGACCCGAGTAGAGTTCATCCGTCTGAAGAGCTACCTG AATGACCAATCAACAGAGGACCTGCACATCATAGGATGCCGAGATCTGTCTTTTCTGCGTGGaaag GCCATAGTTGACACAGGAAAGACCATGAAGGCCCTTCTGAAGCATGTGGAGACCTTTGAACCCAAGATGGTCAAGGTCGCAGG gCTGCTTGTGAAGAGGCTCCCTAACATGGCTGAAAGTCTGACAGACT ATGTTGGATTTGAAATTCCCAACCGGTTTGTTGTTGGCTATGCCCTTGACTACAATGAATACTTCCGTGACCTGAAT CATATCTGTGTCCtcagcagaacaggaaagaTGAAGTACAAGATATGA